The Halorussus gelatinilyticus genome contains the following window.
CGTCCCGGCCTCGGCACCGAATCCGAGGAACGAGAGCGCCGCGATGTCGATGATGGCCAGCCCGAAGTTGAGCGTGGACTGGACCGTGATGGGCGCGAGGCAGTTGGGCAGGATGTGGCGGACGATGACGCGGGGGTCTTTCGCGCCGAGCGCCTCGGTCGCCTCGATGTACTCGTCTTCCAGCACCTTCAGCGCGGCCCCGCGGACGACGCGGGCGAACCGCGGCGTGTACACCAGCGTCAGCGCGATGACGACCTTCCAGAGGCCCGCGCCGAAGATGGCGACCAGCGCCAGCGCCAGCAGGAGACTCGGGAACGCCAACAGCACGTCCATCGTCCGCATGATGACGTTGTCCGCGATGTTGCCCTTGTAGGCCGCTAGAATCCCGAGCCCGACGCCCAGCACCGTCGATGCGCCGACCGTGATGGTGCCGTACTTCATCGCCAGCCACGCGCCGTACAGCACGCGCCGGAAGATGTCCCGCGACTGGATGTCGGTGCCGAAGGGGTAGGCGAACATGCCGTACTCGCCGACGATGGCGGTCTTCTTCGAGAGCCAACTCGGCGGCGCGAGGTTGGGGTTGGTACCGATCTGACTCTGCGTGACCGACGCGAGGTCGATGAACAGTCGCGCGTAGAGCGCGATGGCCACCATGGCGAAGATGATGGTCAGACCTGCGACGGCGAGACGGTTCGACAGCAGTTCGGAGAGGAACGGGGACGCGCGGAGTCGCTCCACGACGCCGCGCTGCCCCACGTCCTCGCGTTGTGTTTCCGTACTCATCGTTATTGGTCGATCCGCGGGTCGAGGTAGGAGTAAGTCACGTCCACGAGCAGGTTGACCATCGTGAACAGGAACGCGAAGGTGAGGACGGTGCCCTGCACGACCGGGTAGTCACCGACCTGAATCGCGCTCACCAGCAGGGTGCCGATGCCCGGAATCCCGAAGACGGTCTCGGTCAGCACCGCACCGCCCAGCAGGGTGCCGAACTGGATGCCGATGACCGTCACGACCGGGATGAGCGCGTTCTGGAAGCCGTGTTTCATGACCGTGATCTTCGAGCCTTGGCCCTTCGCTCGGGCGGTCCGCATGTAGTCCTGCCGGATGACTTCGAGCATCGACGACCGCATCATCCGGGAGATGAGCGCCATCGAGTAGATGCCGATGACGACCGACGGCAGAAAGAGATGCATCGCGGCCGACTGGAACGCCGCGAAGTTCCCGCGGACGAGCGTGTCGAACGTGATGATGCCCGTGATGGGAGTGATGCTGAACTCCGAGGCGATGCGGCCGCTCGCGGGGAACCAGTTCAGAACCTGGGCGAACAGGAGGATGAGGAGCGGACCGCTCCAGTAGATGGGGACGCTGATACCGGTCAGCGCGCCGATGCGCGTCACGTGGTCGCTCACCGCGTCCTGCTTGACCGCCCCGAGCAGACCGATGGGGATGCCGAAGAGGATGCCGAGGAACTGGCCGAACAGCGCCATCTCGAGCGTGACAGGGAGCTTGTACCGCAGCACCTGTTTGACCGGCGTTCCCTTCTGAATCTGGTAGGAGTTGCCGAAGTCGAACTGCGCCGCTTCGAGCAGGAACCTGCCGTACTGTACCCAGATGGGGTCGTTGAGTCCGAGTTCCGCCCGGACCTGCTGGACGAACTGCTCGGATGCCCGCTGGCCCGCGATGACGCGGGCGGGGTCGCCGGGTGCCATATGCAGGATGGCGAAAACGAACGTCGCCACTCCGAACAGCACCGGGACCAGGAGTAGGAGGCGTTTGATAACGAACCGCTTGGAAATCATTCACTCGCAAAATTGACCGCAGGGGTCAAAAAAGACTCGTTACGGCGGTGCCCGCACGCGGTGTTGCGGGCCGAGGGGCCGGGTCGAGCCTCGACCGGTCGGGCCGCAAGCGGTCGGGCGTCGGTCGGTTACTTTTCGAGCGAGACCTGCTTCAGGAACGGGCCGCCGATGGGCGCGATTTCGAAGCCGCTGACGCGCTTGGCGACACCGCGCATCGTCTTGGTGTGGTCCAGCGCCACCCACGGCTGTTCCTCGTGGAATATCTTGCCGGCCTGCTGGTACTTGGGCTTGCGCTCGCTCGTCTTGTAGCTCGTCTGGGCCTCTTCGGTGAGTTTCATGAACTCGGTGTTGGCCCACGCCGCCACGTCGAGCGTGTTGAAGTTGTCGTGCTTGCTCGGGTCGGCCCAGTCCTGTCCCTCGGGCACGGCGTCGCGCGAGATGCCAGGGTGGAGCAGGGCGTAGTAGAAGTTGTCCGGGTCGCCGTTGTCGGTCATCCAGCCGAGGAAACACGCGTCGTGCTTGTAGTTCTCGGTGTAGGTGAGGTAGGCCTTCCACGGCATCGTGTTGAGTTCGACCGTGACACCGACATCGCCGAGGTTCGACTTGATGAGTTGGGCGGCCTGCCGCGGCGAGGGGAGGTAGGGCCGCGGGTTCTTCATGATGGACAGCTCGAAGCTGAGCCCGTCGTATCCGGCCTCCTTGAGCATCTTCTTGGCCTTGTCGGGCTTGTAACCGTACGGGTCGAGGTCGGGGTTGTACCCCATCACGCTCTCGGGGATAGGCTGGCTGGCCTGCGAGGCGATGCCCTTGAAGATGGTGTTGACCAGCGACTTCGTGTCGATGGCGTAGCTGATGGCCTGTCGGACCTTCTTGTTCCGGAAGGCTTCGACCCGCGCCATGTTGAACGCCATGTAACCGACGTTGATGCCGGGCATCGAGACGAGTTCGGCCTTGTTCGACCCCTCGATGATCTTCGAGGACTGGGCACCGAGACCGTCCACGATGTCCGCGCCGCCCGAGACGAGCGTCTGGGCACGCGTCGAGTTCTTGCCGACCGCCGTGAAGACGACCTCGCCGACCTTCGCGTTCTGTTCGCCCCAGAACTCCTCGTTCTTGCTCAGGCGGATGCGCTGGTTGCCTTGGTCCCAGTTCTCGAACTTGAACGGCCCGGTTCCGACCGGGTTGCTCTTGAGGTCCGTGCCGTACTTCTTGATGGCCTTCAGCGAGTGGACCTTCGAGCAGAACATCGCCAGGTTGGCGAGGATGGGCGCGTACTGCTGCTTGAGGGTGATGCTGACGCCATATTTTCCGTCCTTCTTGACCGACTTGATCCAGCTACCGAGCGAGTACGGGCCGTACGACGACACGTAGTCCTTGCCGGGGTAGTGCTCGTAGTCCTCGTCCACGAACCGGCGGTACGTCGCCACGAAGTCCTTCGCGGTGAACTCGTCGCCGTTGTGGAACTTCACGCCCTCGCGGAGCGTCAGGCTGACCGTCTTGCCGTCGACGTTCCACTTGGTCGCCAGTCCGGCCTTCAGCGAGGTCTTGCCGGGCTTGAACTCGATGAGGCTGTCGTAAATCTGGTTGGTGACCTTCGCGACTTCACCGCTGGTCGTGTTCTGGAAGTCGAGGGTCCCGGAGTCGGCACCGCGGGCGTAGGTCAGCGTCCCGCCGGAACTGCCGCTCTCCTCGGTGGTCGTCGTGTCGGTCTCGCCACCCTCGGTCGTCCCGCTCGTCGTCTCGGTCGTGCCGGTGGTCGTGCCGTCGCCTTCGCCGCCGCCACCGGTACACCCGGCGAGCGTCGCCGCCGCCGTCGCACCACCGGCCGCTTTCAAGAAACTACGCCGCTTCAAACTGTCATCTGTCGCCATAGGGAACCTTGCTCACACCTTCCACATAAGTATGCCGGACCAAGAGGAGTGACAAAAATAGAACAATCACTCGCTACCGAGTTCTATTTTTCTAAACCTTCGAAAAGAGTAAAAACCCGGGTCAGTTCGTGAGTTCGACCTGCTTGAGGAACGGTCCGCCGATGGGTGCGACGACGAAGTTCTCGACGTTCGAGCCGATTCCCCGAAGTTCCTTGGCGTGGTCCATGAACACCCACGGAGCCTCGTCGTGGGCAATCTGGGCCGCCTGTTTGTACAGGTCGGCTCGCTCCTGCTGGTTGTACGTCTTCTGGGCCTGCTCGGTGACGTTCATGAACTCGGTGTTGGCCCACGCCGCCACGTCGAGCGTGTTGAGGCCCTCGGTATCCCAACTCACCCAGTCCTGCCCTTGGGGCACTTTGTCCTGCGAGACGCCGGGGTGGAGCAGGGCGTAGTAGAAGTTGTCCGGGTCGGCGTTGTCGGTCATCCACCCGAGGAAGCAGGCGTCGTGCTTCCCGGAACTGGTGTAGTTCAGGAAGGGGTTGAACGGCTGTTGGTTGATGTTGACCGTGATGCCGACCTGCTGGAGGTTCGACTTGACCGTCTGGGCCGCCTGAATCGGCGACGGGTTGTACGGCCGCGGGTTCTGGAACGTCGCCAACTCGAAAGTGAACCCGTCGCCGTAGCCCGCCTCGTTCAGCAACTGTTGGGCGCGCTGCGGGTCGTGCGGGTACGGGTCCAACTCCTCGTTGTAACCCAAGACGTTCGACGGGATGGGTTGGCTCGCCGGCACCGCGATGCCCCGGAAGATGGTGTTGACGATGGCCTGCGTGTTGATGGCGTAGCTGATGGCCTGTCGGACCTTCTTGTTCCGGAAGGCTTCGACCCGCGCCATGTTGAACGCCAGGTACCCGATGTTGATGCCCTGCTTCTCCAGCAGTTCGGCGTTCTGAGACTGGTCCACGATTTGGGCGGCCTGCGCGCCCAACCCGTCGATGATGTCCGCGCCGCCCGAGACGAGCGTCTGGGCTCGGGTCGTATTCTTGCCGATGGCCGTGAACACGACTTCGTTCACGCTCGGCACCTGCCCCCAGTAGTTCTGGTTCGCCGAGAGTCGGATGCGCTGGTTGCCTTGGTCCCAGTTCTCGAAGACGAACGGACCCGTCCCCATCGGGTTCGTGCTGAGGTCGGTGCCCCGCTGCTGTATCGCCTGCTCGGACAGCACGCTCGACGCGAACATGGCGAGGTTCCGGAGGAACGGCGCGTAGCGCTGTTCCAACTGGATGGTCATTTCGTAGTCGCCGTTCTTCTGGATGCCGCTGACCCAGTT
Protein-coding sequences here:
- a CDS encoding ABC transporter permease, which gives rise to MSTETQREDVGQRGVVERLRASPFLSELLSNRLAVAGLTIIFAMVAIALYARLFIDLASVTQSQIGTNPNLAPPSWLSKKTAIVGEYGMFAYPFGTDIQSRDIFRRVLYGAWLAMKYGTITVGASTVLGVGLGILAAYKGNIADNVIMRTMDVLLAFPSLLLALALVAIFGAGLWKVVIALTLVYTPRFARVVRGAALKVLEDEYIEATEALGAKDPRVIVRHILPNCLAPITVQSTLNFGLAIIDIAALSFLGFGAEAGTPSWGLMLSNGVNQGLLTGDWWWSFFPGLFLAITVLGFNLLGDGMRDALDPRMRETVD
- a CDS encoding ABC transporter permease, producing MISKRFVIKRLLLLVPVLFGVATFVFAILHMAPGDPARVIAGQRASEQFVQQVRAELGLNDPIWVQYGRFLLEAAQFDFGNSYQIQKGTPVKQVLRYKLPVTLEMALFGQFLGILFGIPIGLLGAVKQDAVSDHVTRIGALTGISVPIYWSGPLLILLFAQVLNWFPASGRIASEFSITPITGIITFDTLVRGNFAAFQSAAMHLFLPSVVIGIYSMALISRMMRSSMLEVIRQDYMRTARAKGQGSKITVMKHGFQNALIPVVTVIGIQFGTLLGGAVLTETVFGIPGIGTLLVSAIQVGDYPVVQGTVLTFAFLFTMVNLLVDVTYSYLDPRIDQ
- a CDS encoding ABC transporter substrate-binding protein yields the protein MATDDSLKRRSFLKAAGGATAAATLAGCTGGGGEGDGTTTGTTETTSGTTEGGETDTTTTEESGSSGGTLTYARGADSGTLDFQNTTSGEVAKVTNQIYDSLIEFKPGKTSLKAGLATKWNVDGKTVSLTLREGVKFHNGDEFTAKDFVATYRRFVDEDYEHYPGKDYVSSYGPYSLGSWIKSVKKDGKYGVSITLKQQYAPILANLAMFCSKVHSLKAIKKYGTDLKSNPVGTGPFKFENWDQGNQRIRLSKNEEFWGEQNAKVGEVVFTAVGKNSTRAQTLVSGGADIVDGLGAQSSKIIEGSNKAELVSMPGINVGYMAFNMARVEAFRNKKVRQAISYAIDTKSLVNTIFKGIASQASQPIPESVMGYNPDLDPYGYKPDKAKKMLKEAGYDGLSFELSIMKNPRPYLPSPRQAAQLIKSNLGDVGVTVELNTMPWKAYLTYTENYKHDACFLGWMTDNGDPDNFYYALLHPGISRDAVPEGQDWADPSKHDNFNTLDVAAWANTEFMKLTEEAQTSYKTSERKPKYQQAGKIFHEEQPWVALDHTKTMRGVAKRVSGFEIAPIGGPFLKQVSLEK
- a CDS encoding ABC transporter substrate-binding protein translates to MTSNDTSVSRRSLLKAAGGAAASASVAGYVDTGSAEDAQQGTEQQGGGTLTYARGNDSGTLDPQNTTSGEDVKVTNQIYDRLIEFKPGTSQLVAGLATEWTLEGQQATVTMREGATFHNGNECTVDDFIATYRRFTDSNYEYYPGDEYVSSYGPFTLGNWVSGIQKNGDYEMTIQLEQRYAPFLRNLAMFASSVLSEQAIQQRGTDLSTNPMGTGPFVFENWDQGNQRIRLSANQNYWGQVPSVNEVVFTAIGKNTTRAQTLVSGGADIIDGLGAQAAQIVDQSQNAELLEKQGINIGYLAFNMARVEAFRNKKVRQAISYAINTQAIVNTIFRGIAVPASQPIPSNVLGYNEELDPYPHDPQRAQQLLNEAGYGDGFTFELATFQNPRPYNPSPIQAAQTVKSNLQQVGITVNINQQPFNPFLNYTSSGKHDACFLGWMTDNADPDNFYYALLHPGVSQDKVPQGQDWVSWDTEGLNTLDVAAWANTEFMNVTEQAQKTYNQQERADLYKQAAQIAHDEAPWVFMDHAKELRGIGSNVENFVVAPIGGPFLKQVELTN